In Fusarium oxysporum Fo47 chromosome VII, complete sequence, the following proteins share a genomic window:
- a CDS encoding P-loop containing nucleoside triphosphate hydrolase protein, translating to MAEAVGLTASVVAIIDLSAKVATLCFQYSTAVGNARADIAHLQSRLNDLDTCLRGVHRVLYGPNNQALTISRELIDSLDGCKARKTMRRLGLRALKWPFDSKEVSGIVANLEHYKQNIMLSLQIDQTTILLDIQQKFDGVSLQSCRDRPIARIPCFNVPFDRDPDFVDRPDITTWLQSQYTGSASRIALVGMGGFGKSQAAIQFAHHIHGESPQTSVYWVHASSKPRFEEAYRAIAERLQLPRRNDPDIDVLRLVRDWLQTEEAGSWLMILDNADDVNLFYPIHNSGDKAVTGFANENTIARTDQQPLAAYLPKRRNGTILITSRSMDAAERLTGSHKAIYSVPTMDDAQGLQLFQNKLDGDFDRDAATDVLRALDCIPLAITQAAAYINRRAPRVSVKTYLDTFQESDKKKGNLLNRDAGDLRRDETVSNSVVVTWQVTFEQIRRERPSAAKLLSFMSFFNPQGIPEFMLHDYVTDLTDHANRDTQQGIHMRCMLWYNSAHEFGYLRRVTKDDGGSCFCTLCPHTFQMARSRPGLPVRSYFLTLSRRLGRNHQLKGC from the exons ATGGCCGAGGCGGTTGGACTCACGGCAAGTGTCGTCGCCATCATTGATTTATCCGCTAAAGTCGCGACGCTCTGCTTCCAATACTCGACCGCAGTCGGAAACGCCAGGGCGGACATCGCACACCTCCAGAGCCGTTTGAATGACCTAGATACATGCCTCCGAGGAGTCCATCGTGTTTTATACGGTCCAAATAATCAAGCGCTTACGATATCACGAGAATTGATCGACTCTCTCGATGGCT GTAAAGCTCGTAAGACGATGCGCCGACTCGGACTCCGTGCTCTTAAGTGGCCATTCGATAGCAAAGAGGTTAGCGGAATCGTTGCCAACTTAGAACACTACAAGCAGAACATTATGTTAAGTCTGCAAATCGACCAAAC TACAATCTTGCTTGACATCCAACAAAAGTTCGACGGTGTCTCGCTCCAATCCTGCAGAGATAGACCAATCGCCCGCATACCCTGCTTCAACGTCCCATTCGACCGAGACCCCGACTTCGTCGATCGACCGGATATTACTACATGGCTTCAGAGTCAATACACGGGCTCCGCCAGTCGCATAGCGCTTGTAGGCATGGGTGGATTTGG CAAATCACAGGCTGCTATCCAGTTTGCCCATCACATCCACGGCGAGTCACCCCAGACCAGCGTCTACTGGGTGCACGCGAGTTCGAAGCCGAGATTTGAGGAGGCATACCGGGCCATTGCGGAGAGGCTACAGTTGCCAAGGCGAAATGATCCTGATATCGACGTGCTCAGGCTCGTTCGTGACTGGCTGCAGACAGAGGAAGCTGGCTCTTGGCTGATGATCTTGGATAATGCCGATGACGTCAACCTCTTTTATCCCATCCATAACAGCGGAGATAAGGCAGTGACCGGATTTGCGAACGAAAACACTATTGCGAGGACCGATCAGCAGCCACTGGCGGCATATCTACCGAAGCGCCGCAATGGAACTATTCTCATTACATCGCGTAGCATGGACGCTGCTGAAAGGTTGACAGGAAGCCATAAAGCTATCTACAGTGTCCCGACCATGGATGACGCCCAAGGCCTTCAGCTTTTCCAGAACAAGCTTGATGGTGACTTCGACAGGGATGCTGCTACTGATGTTCTTCGGGCTCTAGATTGTATTCCGCTGGCCATCACTCAAGCAGCAGCCTACATCAACCGCCGCGCTCCCCGCGTGTCAGTAAAGACATATCTGGATACCTTTCAGGAGAGCGACAAAAAAAAGGgcaacctcctcaacagaGATGCAGGAGATCTTCGACGAGATGAAACAGTCTCTAATTCAGTCGTGGTAACATGGCAGGTCACATTTGAGCAGATACGCCGTGAGAGACCATCTGCAGCGAAACTGCTTTCTTTTatgagcttcttcaatccACAGGGCATCCCTGAATTTATGCTTCATGACTATGTCACCGACCTGACGGACCACGCTAACAGAGATACC CAACAGGGGATACATATGAGATGCATGCTCTGGTACAATTCTGCACACGAGTTTGGATATCTACGACGGGTAACGAAGGACGATGGAGGCAGCTGTTTCTGCACTCTATGTCCACACACTTTCCAGATGGCACGTTCGAGACCTGGCCTACCTGTCAGGTCTTACTTCCTCACATTGAGCCGACGTTTAGGGAGGAACCACCAGCTGAAGGGTTGCTAG
- a CDS encoding small GTPase-binding protein: MAKLVIIGDSACGKTSLLSMFTLGNFPAVPTVFENYITNCIVDGQAGEFALWDTAGLEDYARLRPLAYSNANIILIGFSVDDLCSLNNVKCKKKDLREDPTAIGEIRESPLRLVTEHEGEIVAHKIGAKIYLECSSLSGEGVVCIYVCMYIFRPGGRRPQSPLLGHRTC; this comes from the exons ATGGC GAAGCTTGTTATCATTGGAGACAGTGCTTGCGGCAAGACAAGCTTGCTAAGCATGTTCACTCTTGGCAATTTTCCAGCA GTTCCAACAGTTTTCGagaattatataactaattgTATAGTGGATGGACAAGCTGGGGAGTTTGCCTTATGGGACACGGCTGGGCTGGAAGACTATGCACGATTAAGGCCACTTGCATACTCGAACGCAAATATCATTCTAATCGGTTTCTCTGTCGATGACCTCTGCTCGTTAAATAATGTCAAGTGCAAG AAGAAGGACCTTCGGGAAGACCCAACTGCGATCGGGGAGATAAGAGAGAGTCCCCTGCGACTCGTCACTGAACATGAAGGCGAGATAGTTGCTCACAAGATTGGCGCCAAAATATATCTGGAGTGCTCGAGTTTAAGCGGCGAGGGTGTCGTATGtatatatgtatgtatgtatatttttcgtccggggggccgTAGGCCCCAAAGTCCCCTActggggcacaggacgtgctga